The window AAGGCGCCCGAGTCGCCCTACGGCGAGTCGAAGCTGATCGGCGAGTGGCTGCTGCGCGACCAGGCGGTCGCCGCCGGGCTCGAGGCCACCGCCCTGCGCTACTTCAACGTCGTCGGCTCGGGCTCGCCCGACCTCTACGACGCGAGCGCGCACAACCTGTTCCCGCTGGTCTTCCGCGCGCTCGGCGAGGGCCGCACCCCCACGATCTTCGGCGACGACTACGACACCCCCGACGGCACCTGCGTGCGCGACTACATCCACGTCTCCGACCTGGCGCTCGCCCACGTGGCCGCCGCCCGCCGGCTCGAAGCCGGCGAGAGCGTGCTGCCCGCCTACAACCTGGGCTCGGGCGACGGCGTCTCGGTGCGCGAGATCATGGATGCGGTGGCCTCGGTCACCGGCATCGACTTCACCCCCGAGGTGGCTCCGCGCCGCCCCGGAGACCCGGCCCGGATCGTGGCGCTCGGCGAGCTCGCCGCCCGCGACCTCGGCTGGGAGATGCGGCACACGCTGCGCGAGATGGTGCAGTCGGCGTGGGAGGCGTACCCGAAGGGGTAGCGCTTGAGGTGTAAGGGGCCGCTCCGTCACGGCGGGCTGCCGGTCTCGGCGTCCCGTCGGTCGGCTCAGCCCGTCACGGCCGGCGGGGTCACGATCTCGAGCACGGCGACCGTGAGGTTGAAGGCGCCGTGCGCCACGATCGACGGCCCGAGCCGCTTCGTCGCGACCGCCATCAGCCCCAGCACGATCCCCACCACGAACAGGGTGAGCAGGCGCGACGCGGCGGCGGCCGTCTCGGGCACGCCATCGAGGTGGAAGGCCGTGAACAGCAGCGCCGAGCCGAGCACCGCGATCGTCGCGGCCCGGCGCCGCCGCGCATCCGTCGAGCCGGCCGGCGCGACCGCACGCTCGATCGAGCGCAGCACCAGACCGCGGAAGTAGAGCTCCTCGACCACGGGAGACACGACGGATGCGGCCAGCACCGCGAACAGCACGAACAGCACCGGGTCGCCCACGCCCCCGGAGAACGCCGTGGCCCGGGTTCCCGTCGCCTGCCGCACGAGCTCGGCCAGCCCGAGCGCCGCGAGCCGCAGCCCCACCCCGACGCCGAGCCCCACCACGAGGTCGACCGGGCGGAGGCGCAGTCCGAAGTCGAGGCGCAGGCTGCGCCTTCCCCGCCGGTGGGTGGCGACGAGCACCACCGCGACGAGCGGCAGCCAGCCGCCGATCACCTGCTCGATGCCGAGCACCAGCGCCGGTTCGCCGCCCACCCCGGGGAGCCGCACGAGCACCCGTGCCACGGCTGACAGCACGGCGAAGGCGGCGATGCCCGCGACCACGTCGACGAGGCCCCAGCGCACCTCGCGGGGCCGGGCGCCGTCGTTCGGCGTCACCGCATCACCGCGACACCGCGTCACCTGGTCACCGCGTCGCCGTGTCACCCGGGAGCGAGGAGGGCGCCGAGGGCGGCGGGATCGGCGCCCGCGCGCACCTCGCCGGTCACGCGGCCGGCGGCCATGGTGACGACGCGGTCGCAGAGCGCGAGCAGGGCCGGGAGGTCGGCCGAGGCGATCGCGACGGCCTTGCCGGCGGCGCGGGCCGCCTCGAGGTGGCTGAGGATCTCGGCACGCTGCGCCTCCGTCGAGCCGCGGAAGGGCTCGCCGAGCAGGAGCACCCGGCGGTCGGAGGCGGGGAAGGCCGCGACCAGGCCGCGGATGTGGCCCGCCTCGTCGCCGCCCTTGCCGAGGGCGCGCGCGGCCCCGAGCATCGTGGCGCCGAGGCCTTCGCGCGGTGCCGTGTCACTGTCGCGATCGACCAGGCCGAGCGAGACAAGGGCGGGCAGCTTCGAGGCCGAGACGGGCATCGCGATTCCGCCGACGAACCGCACCCGGTAGCGCGGGGCGGAGGTGGTGGCGAGGAAGAGACCCGCCGCGATGGCCTTCTCGACGGTCGACGTGTCGACGGGGCGGCCGTCGAGCTCGACGGCGCCGGTGGTGCCGGTGCCCTCGGAGCGGCCGTAGACGCTGAGCAGCAGCGACTCGGCGCCCGAGTCGCGGAGGCCCGCGATGCCGACGATCTCGCCGGCGCGCACCTCCAGCGCGGCGTCGGAGACGAGGGCGCGCTCGGGTTCGACCGGGTCGAAGGTGCTCCAGCCGGTGACGCGGAGGAGCGGGCTGCCGGGGGACGGCGGCGTCGCCGGGGCGGCGGGACGCGCATCCGTCGGCCCCACCAGCTCGGCGAGCACCCGGTCGCGCACCGCATCGCGCGCCTCGGCACCCGCCGCGCCGCCCTCGGCTGCGCCCGACCACGACGACCGCGGGTGCGCGCCGACGATCGCCCCGCCGCGCAGCACCACGAGCTCGTCGGCGTAGCCGAGCGCCTCGGCCGGGCGCTGCGTCACGACCAGCACGGCGGCGCCCCGGAGGGCGAGACCCGAGAGCACCTCGAGCAGCCGGATGGTCTCGGCCGGCGAGAGCCGCGCGGACGGCTCGTCGAGCGCGACGACCGACGCTCCGCGGGCCTCGGCGCGGGCGATCTCGATCACGAGCCGGTCGAACTCGCCGGCGTCGCCCGCGCGGTCGACCGGCCGCAGCGTCGAGCCCAGGCCGGCGAGCAGGGATGCGGCGTCGTCGCGGGTGCGCTTCCAGTCGATGCCGCCGCGGAAGAGGCCCCGCGCTCGTCGGCGCTCGTGCCCCATGAAGATGTTCTCGGCGACGTCGAGCGCCGGCACGAGGCCGCGGCGGCGGTCGATCCAGGCGTAGACCGGGGAGACGCCGGAGGTGATTCGCTCGGCGACCTGACGTGCGAGCGCATCGGCGCCCGACTCGTCGCCGGCGCAGACCGCGACCACCGCCCCGGCCCGCGCGACGAGCTCGTCGCCGCCGGGGAGGGTGAAACGGAATTCGGCGGGTGTCACGACCGCGACCCTATACCGGGCCGGGTGGACACCCGCCGAATGCTCATGCGGAGAGGCGGAGCCGGGGCTCAGCGACCGCCGGAGCGGCGCTTGTTGTAGACGTCGAACGCGACCGCCAGCAGCAGCACGAGGCCCTTGACGGCCTGCTGCCACTCGATGCCGATGCCCATGATCGACATGCCGTTGTTCAGCACACCGATGATCAGACCACCGATGATGGCGCCACCGATGGTGCCGACACCACCCTGCACCGCCGCACCGCCGATGAAGGCGGCGGAGATGGCCTCGAGCTCGAAGCCGTCACCGGCCTTCGGGCCGGCGAGGTTGAGGCGCGCGGTGAAGATCAGGCCGGCGAGCGCGGCCAGCACGCCCATGTTCACGAACAGCCAGAAGGTGACGTTGCGGGTCTTGATGCCCGACAGCTCCGCGGCGTGCAGGTTGCCGCCGATGGCGTAGACGTGACGGCCGAAGGTCGAGCGGTTCATGACCGTGCCGTAGATCAGCACGAGCACGGCGAGCACGATCAGCGTGACCGGGATGCCCTTGTAGGTGGCGAGGGCGTAGGCGAACAGGCCGACGGCCACGGCGACGAGCACCAGCTTGGCGACGAACCAGGCGAAGGGCTCGACCTCCTGGCCGTAGCTCTGGCGGGCACGGCGGGTGCGGAACTGCGACACGAACAGCGCGATGATCGCGATCGCCGCGATGCCGAGGGTCAGCGGGTCGAGCTCGAACTCACCGAACAGGTCGGTGAGGAAGCCGTTGCCGAGGGCACGGTACTCGGTCGGAAACGAGCCGATGTTGGCGTTGCCCAGCACGACGAGGGCGAGTCCGCGGAAGATCAGCATGCCCGCCAAGGTCACGATGAACGCGGGTATGCCCACGAAGGCGATCCAGAAGCCCTGCCAGACGCCCACGAGGGCACCGACGGCGAGCGACAGGATGATCGACAGCCACCAGGGCAGACCCCACTGCACCGCGAACACACCGGAGACGGCACCGACGAACGCGGCCACCGAACCGACCGACAGGTCGATGTGGCCGGCGATGATGACCATGACCATGCCGATCGCGAGAACGAGGATGTAGCCGTTCTGCACGATCAGGTTGGAGATGTTCTGGGGGCGCAGCAGGATGCCGTTGGTCAGGATGCTGAACAGCACCACCACCAGCACCAGGGCGATGAAGATGCCGTTCTTGCCGAGGTCGCCCAGGATGTGGCTGAGGCGCTCGGTGAACTTGTTCTCGACGGGGTTGACTTGCGCGCCCGCGGCCGTCGCGTCGGACGGCTTGGTTTCCAGGTCGGACATGGTCGTTGATTCTCCTCTTCCGTCAGCGCGCGGGCTAGCGGGGCTTTTCCATGGTCATGAGTTTGAGCAGGGCCTCGGGGGTGGCCTCCGCGATGGGCAGCTCGCCGGTGATCCGGCCCTCGGAGAGGGCGTAGACGCGGTCGCAGATGCCGAGCAGCTCCGGCAGCTCGGAGGAGATGACGATGATGCCCTTCCCCTCGGCCGCGAGCTTGTTGATGATGCTGTAGATCTCGTACTTCGCACCCACGTCGATGCCGCGGGTGGGCTCGTCGAGGATCAGCACGTCGGGGTCGGAGTAGATCCACTTCGACAGCACGACCTTCTGCTGGTTTCCGCCCGAGAGCTTCCCGGTCTTGGCCAGCACGCTCGGCGCCTTGATGTTCATGCTCGTGCGGTAGGAGTTCGCGACCTGGAACTCCTTGCCGTCGTCGACCAGGCCGAAGCGCTCCAGCTTCTCCAGCGACGCCATCGAGATGTTGCGCTTGATGTCGTCGATCAGGTTGAGCCCGTAGGTCTTGCGGTCCTCGGTGGCGTAGGCGAGACCGTTCTCGATCGCCTCGGCGACCGTGCGGGTCTTCACCTCCTTGCCCTTGACGAAGACGCGGCCCGAGATCTTCGACCCGTAGCTGCGGCCGAACAGGCTCATCGCGAACTCGGTGCGGCCGGCGCCCATCAGGCCCGCGATGCCGACGATCTCGCCGGCGCGGACGGTGATGTTGACGTCGTCGACCATGACGCGGGTCGGGTCCTGGGGGTGGTGCGCGGTCCACTCCTCGACGCGGAGGATCTCCTCGCCGATGTGCGGGGTGTGGTCGGGGTAGCGGTGCTCGAGGTCGCGCCCCACCATGTCCTTGATGATGCGTTCCTCGGTGACGTCGTTCTTCGAGATCGTCTCGATGGTCTTGCCGTCGCGGATGACGGTGACCGAGTCGGCGACCTTCTTGATCTCGTTCAGCTTGTGGCTGATGATGATCGACGTGATGCCCTGCTCCTTGAGGTGCAGGATGAGGTTCAGCAGGTGGTCGGAGTCCTCGTCGTTCAGGGCCGCGGTCGGCTCGTCGAGGATGAGCAGCTTCACGCGCTTGGACAGCGCCTTCGCGATCTCGACGAGCTGCTGCTTGCCCACGCCGATGTCCCGCACCTTGGTGGTGGGGTTCTCCTTCAGGCCCACCCGCGCGAGCAGCGCGGCGGCCTCGTGGTTGGTCTTGTTCCAGTCGATCAGGCCGAAGGGGCCCTTCAACTCGTTGTTCAAGAAGATGTTCTCGGCGATCGAGAGGTAGGGGCTGAGGGCGAGCTCCTGGTGGATGATCACGATGCCCTTCGCCTCCGAGTCACGGATGTCGCGGAACTGCACGACCTCGTCCTCGAACACGATGTCACCCTCGTAGGTGCCGTGCGGGTACACACCCGAGAGCACCTTCATCAGCGTCGACTTGCCGGCGCCGTTCTCCCCGCAGATCGCGTGGACCTCGCCGCGGCGGACGTCGACCGTCACGTTCTGCAGCGCCTTCACGCCGGGGAACGTCTTGGTGATGCTCCGCATCTCGAGGATGTTCGTCCTGTCATCGGACATGTCGTGGATTACCTGCTTCCTTGCCTCGTACGCCGTACGCCGGGTGGGGCGAGACCCCCGCGCCCCGGCCGCGCTCTCGCGCGACCGGGGCGGGGGTCTCAGTGGGGCTGACTAGCCCTTGATCTCTTCTTCGGTCCAGTAGCCGGACTTGACGAGGGTGTCCTCGATGTTGTCCTTGACCACGATCTGCGACTCGAGCAGGAAGGACGGGACGACCTTCACACCGTTGTCGTAGTCCTCGGTGTTGTTCGTCTCGGGCTCGTCGCCCTCGAGCAGGGCCGAAGCCATCTTGACGGCCACGGTCGCGAGCTCGCGGGTGTCCTTGAAGATGGTGGCGTACTGCTCACCGGACTCGATGGCCTTGACGGAGTCGAGCTCCGCGTCCTGGCCCGAGATGACGGGCCACTCGGCGCCGACGGAGTAGCCGGCGTCGGTCAGGGCCGAGATGATGCCGCGCGAGATGCCGTCGTAGGGCGACAGCACCGCGTTGACCTTGGAGCCGTCGGAGTAGGTCGACGTCAGCAGGTTCTCCATGCGCTTCTGGGCGGTCTCGCCGTCCCAGCGGAGCGTGGCGGCCTGCTCGAAGGCCTCCTGGCCGCTCTTCACGACGAGGACCTTCTTGTCGATGTAGGGCTGCAGGGTGTCGATCGCACCGTTCCAGAAGAACGTGGCGTTGTTGTCGTCGGGCGAACCGGCGAACAGCTCGATGTTGAACGGGCCGGCGGGGGCACCGTCGGTCGCGTTGCCGTCGAGGTCGACGAGGCCGAGGCCGTTCAGCACGGAGTTGGCCTGCTGCACGCCCA of the Herbiconiux flava genome contains:
- the mmsA gene encoding multiple monosaccharide ABC transporter ATP-binding protein; its protein translation is MSDDRTNILEMRSITKTFPGVKALQNVTVDVRRGEVHAICGENGAGKSTLMKVLSGVYPHGTYEGDIVFEDEVVQFRDIRDSEAKGIVIIHQELALSPYLSIAENIFLNNELKGPFGLIDWNKTNHEAAALLARVGLKENPTTKVRDIGVGKQQLVEIAKALSKRVKLLILDEPTAALNDEDSDHLLNLILHLKEQGITSIIISHKLNEIKKVADSVTVIRDGKTIETISKNDVTEERIIKDMVGRDLEHRYPDHTPHIGEEILRVEEWTAHHPQDPTRVMVDDVNITVRAGEIVGIAGLMGAGRTEFAMSLFGRSYGSKISGRVFVKGKEVKTRTVAEAIENGLAYATEDRKTYGLNLIDDIKRNISMASLEKLERFGLVDDGKEFQVANSYRTSMNIKAPSVLAKTGKLSGGNQQKVVLSKWIYSDPDVLILDEPTRGIDVGAKYEIYSIINKLAAEGKGIIVISSELPELLGICDRVYALSEGRITGELPIAEATPEALLKLMTMEKPR
- a CDS encoding sugar ABC transporter ATP-binding protein, with the protein product MTPAEFRFTLPGGDELVARAGAVVAVCAGDESGADALARQVAERITSGVSPVYAWIDRRRGLVPALDVAENIFMGHERRRARGLFRGGIDWKRTRDDAASLLAGLGSTLRPVDRAGDAGEFDRLVIEIARAEARGASVVALDEPSARLSPAETIRLLEVLSGLALRGAAVLVVTQRPAEALGYADELVVLRGGAIVGAHPRSSWSGAAEGGAAGAEARDAVRDRVLAELVGPTDARPAAPATPPSPGSPLLRVTGWSTFDPVEPERALVSDAALEVRAGEIVGIAGLRDSGAESLLLSVYGRSEGTGTTGAVELDGRPVDTSTVEKAIAAGLFLATTSAPRYRVRFVGGIAMPVSASKLPALVSLGLVDRDSDTAPREGLGATMLGAARALGKGGDEAGHIRGLVAAFPASDRRVLLLGEPFRGSTEAQRAEILSHLEAARAAGKAVAIASADLPALLALCDRVVTMAAGRVTGEVRAGADPAALGALLAPG
- a CDS encoding CPBP family intramembrane glutamic endopeptidase codes for the protein MTPNDGARPREVRWGLVDVVAGIAAFAVLSAVARVLVRLPGVGGEPALVLGIEQVIGGWLPLVAVVLVATHRRGRRSLRLDFGLRLRPVDLVVGLGVGVGLRLAALGLAELVRQATGTRATAFSGGVGDPVLFVLFAVLAASVVSPVVEELYFRGLVLRSIERAVAPAGSTDARRRRAATIAVLGSALLFTAFHLDGVPETAAAASRLLTLFVVGIVLGLMAVATKRLGPSIVAHGAFNLTVAVLEIVTPPAVTG
- the mmsB gene encoding multiple monosaccharide ABC transporter permease, with product MSDLETKPSDATAAGAQVNPVENKFTERLSHILGDLGKNGIFIALVLVVVLFSILTNGILLRPQNISNLIVQNGYILVLAIGMVMVIIAGHIDLSVGSVAAFVGAVSGVFAVQWGLPWWLSIILSLAVGALVGVWQGFWIAFVGIPAFIVTLAGMLIFRGLALVVLGNANIGSFPTEYRALGNGFLTDLFGEFELDPLTLGIAAIAIIALFVSQFRTRRARQSYGQEVEPFAWFVAKLVLVAVAVGLFAYALATYKGIPVTLIVLAVLVLIYGTVMNRSTFGRHVYAIGGNLHAAELSGIKTRNVTFWLFVNMGVLAALAGLIFTARLNLAGPKAGDGFELEAISAAFIGGAAVQGGVGTIGGAIIGGLIIGVLNNGMSIMGIGIEWQQAVKGLVLLLAVAFDVYNKRRSGGR
- the galE gene encoding UDP-glucose 4-epimerase GalE yields the protein MTTWLVTGGAGYIGAHVVRALQGAGLTPVVLDDLSSGFAGFVPDGVAFVRGSILDGDLVERTLRDHDVTGVIHVAGYKYAGVSVKRPLHTYEQNVTGTAVLLERMQTVGVSRLVFSSSAAVYGTPDTLLVTEDTPKAPESPYGESKLIGEWLLRDQAVAAGLEATALRYFNVVGSGSPDLYDASAHNLFPLVFRALGEGRTPTIFGDDYDTPDGTCVRDYIHVSDLALAHVAAARRLEAGESVLPAYNLGSGDGVSVREIMDAVASVTGIDFTPEVAPRRPGDPARIVALGELAARDLGWEMRHTLREMVQSAWEAYPKG
- the chvE gene encoding multiple monosaccharide ABC transporter substrate-binding protein, which encodes MKIKTLLAGVAAGALMVSLAACSSGGSSSGGGEGGGDGGLIGVAMPTKSSERWIQDGDAVKSQLEDAGYTVDLQYAEDDIPTQVSQIENMITKGAKALIVASIDGTTLTSVLQEAADNDIPVIAYDRLIRDTENVDYYASFDNYKVGVQQANSVLNGLGLVDLDGNATDGAPAGPFNIELFAGSPDDNNATFFWNGAIDTLQPYIDKKVLVVKSGQEAFEQAATLRWDGETAQKRMENLLTSTYSDGSKVNAVLSPYDGISRGIISALTDAGYSVGAEWPVISGQDAELDSVKAIESGEQYATIFKDTRELATVAVKMASALLEGDEPETNNTEDYDNGVKVVPSFLLESQIVVKDNIEDTLVKSGYWTEEEIKG